A single Oleidesulfovibrio alaskensis DSM 16109 DNA region contains:
- a CDS encoding MATE family efflux transporter: MSSDSTRTMQAARAGAAAPEPDSGSDTAIFSLTWPQMMMMFFHFIIGFVDVWVAGKIHQDVQASLGIITQCLFFLMVVGIAVANASVAAIGQSAGAGLYRRARRYVALVIKLGVVMSLVVLVCGMLFKEPFLNLLQVPERIRPITSYFFDVYLYVLPMYYMLNMTNAMFRARKMVLIPLGCMMIVSLVNTVADFGLGLGWWGFPQMGYAGVAWATFYSITAGALFNMVMLVRKGLLRRDSGAPWRWARCAAPYLIKVALPAGGMQIMWQTGYLVLFAITGSLPAGSIDALAGMTAGMRIESLLFLPAFAFNMTASILVGHFLGAGRKAEAKRVGLRLLLMACGSLTVVAVFMWPFVPEICAFLSPQPAVQAQAAVYLKYNLVSIPFTVASMTLGGIMTGAGATLYTFIVYSSATWLVRLPVAYVMGHHVWGNSEGVFVAMLISQIFQSGTMLWLFWYHDWSRFSMIKRNGNRKNTTETPAGAALEGVKSNVRSGI, encoded by the coding sequence ATGTCGTCGGATAGTACCCGAACCATGCAGGCGGCGCGGGCAGGCGCCGCTGCGCCCGAACCGGATTCCGGTTCCGATACCGCCATTTTCAGCCTTACATGGCCGCAGATGATGATGATGTTTTTTCATTTCATCATCGGTTTTGTGGATGTGTGGGTGGCAGGCAAAATTCATCAGGATGTACAGGCATCGCTGGGTATCATCACGCAGTGTCTTTTTTTTCTGATGGTGGTGGGTATAGCCGTGGCCAATGCTTCCGTGGCGGCCATAGGTCAGTCCGCCGGGGCCGGACTGTACAGGCGCGCGCGGCGCTATGTGGCGCTGGTCATCAAGCTGGGCGTTGTCATGAGTCTGGTTGTGCTGGTCTGCGGCATGCTGTTCAAGGAGCCGTTTCTCAACCTGCTGCAGGTGCCGGAACGCATCCGCCCCATCACGTCGTATTTTTTTGACGTGTATCTGTATGTGCTGCCCATGTACTACATGCTCAACATGACCAATGCCATGTTCCGCGCCCGCAAAATGGTGCTGATTCCTCTGGGCTGCATGATGATTGTCAGTCTGGTGAACACCGTGGCGGATTTTGGTCTGGGGCTGGGCTGGTGGGGCTTTCCGCAGATGGGCTATGCCGGTGTGGCATGGGCCACATTCTATTCCATTACGGCCGGTGCGCTGTTCAACATGGTGATGCTGGTCAGAAAAGGCCTGCTGCGGCGCGACTCCGGCGCTCCGTGGCGCTGGGCCCGCTGTGCGGCACCGTATCTTATCAAGGTGGCGCTTCCGGCAGGCGGCATGCAGATAATGTGGCAGACCGGGTATCTGGTATTGTTTGCCATTACCGGCTCGCTGCCTGCGGGCAGCATTGATGCGCTGGCCGGTATGACGGCAGGCATGCGCATAGAATCTCTGCTGTTTCTGCCTGCGTTCGCTTTTAATATGACAGCCAGTATTCTGGTCGGGCATTTTCTGGGGGCCGGGCGCAAGGCCGAGGCCAAACGCGTGGGGCTGCGTCTTCTGCTGATGGCCTGCGGGTCGTTAACGGTGGTTGCTGTTTTCATGTGGCCTTTTGTGCCGGAAATCTGCGCTTTTCTGTCGCCGCAACCGGCGGTGCAGGCGCAGGCGGCCGTGTATCTGAAATATAATCTTGTATCCATTCCCTTCACCGTGGCCAGCATGACGCTGGGCGGCATAATGACCGGCGCCGGCGCCACGCTGTACACCTTTATTGTGTACAGTTCCGCCACATGGCTGGTGCGGCTGCCGGTGGCCTATGTCATGGGGCACCATGTGTGGGGGAACTCCGAAGGTGTGTTTGTAGCCATGCTGATTTCACAGATATTCCAGTCCGGTACCATGCTCTGGCTGTTCTGGTACCACGACTGGAGCCGTTTCAGCATGATCAAGCGCAACGGCAACAGAAAGAACACCACGGAGACGCCTGCAGGGGCGGCTCTTGAAGGAGTGAAAAGCAATGTGCGCAGTGGAATTTAA